In Fluviispira sanaruensis, a genomic segment contains:
- a CDS encoding ISNCY family transposase: protein MRKKIELYPDLFCQYSIHEYSDELKKMSEILEQHEEILDWVHADLLQGKMVSYKGATGMSSEMVFRAAILKQQRQWTYKELEFHLADSQSGRAFVKLPFGIYYSDSALQENIKKISFNTWEKINIILVKYAEKKGYEKGRTVRVDSTVVETNIHRPTDSSLIYDCIRVLSRNVFLLKKLNKNNHLQISKLKFSCKLAKNMVLSILTTNNQEKREEIYRDLIVKAGDNFNQINTYIKVAKSLKKSKKVLKIIEQLEHVKTHLEAILAQTIFRIIDHKVVKSEEKVVSIFEEHTDVIVKSRREVEFGHKIFLTTGKSNLVLDCQIEQGNPSDAIKFMDLVNAQNKLYERFPRQISADGGFSSKDNVLNAKKSGVKDVCFSKRCGLKILEIVKSSYVYNKLKKFRAGIESNISALKRGFGLDRATWKGLSGYKSYIWSALVSYNLTILANKV, encoded by the coding sequence ATGCGCAAGAAGATTGAACTATATCCAGACCTATTTTGTCAATACTCAATCCATGAATATTCTGATGAGTTAAAAAAAATGAGTGAAATTTTAGAGCAACATGAAGAAATACTAGATTGGGTTCACGCGGATCTTCTCCAAGGGAAAATGGTAAGCTATAAAGGGGCGACAGGAATGTCATCAGAAATGGTATTTCGCGCAGCAATTTTGAAACAGCAAAGGCAGTGGACATATAAAGAGCTTGAATTTCATTTAGCAGATTCACAGTCTGGAAGAGCTTTTGTAAAGTTACCATTTGGTATATATTACTCAGACTCAGCACTACAAGAGAATATAAAAAAAATATCCTTTAATACATGGGAAAAGATAAATATAATATTGGTAAAATACGCAGAAAAAAAAGGATATGAGAAAGGACGAACAGTGCGAGTTGATAGCACTGTGGTGGAAACAAATATACATAGACCAACAGATTCTTCTTTAATTTATGATTGTATAAGAGTTCTATCAAGAAATGTATTTCTGCTAAAAAAATTAAATAAAAATAATCATTTGCAAATATCGAAATTGAAATTTAGTTGCAAACTTGCTAAAAACATGGTTCTTTCAATACTGACTACGAATAATCAAGAAAAAAGAGAAGAAATTTACAGGGATTTAATAGTGAAGGCTGGTGATAATTTTAATCAAATTAATACTTATATTAAAGTAGCAAAATCTCTTAAAAAAAGCAAAAAAGTTTTAAAAATAATTGAGCAACTTGAACATGTAAAAACTCATTTAGAAGCAATTTTAGCACAAACTATATTTCGGATTATAGATCATAAGGTTGTTAAATCAGAAGAAAAAGTAGTTTCAATATTTGAAGAACATACTGATGTTATTGTAAAAAGTCGAAGGGAAGTTGAGTTTGGGCATAAAATATTTTTAACTACTGGCAAAAGTAATTTAGTGCTGGACTGTCAAATTGAACAAGGAAATCCATCAGACGCAATTAAATTCATGGATCTTGTAAACGCACAAAATAAACTTTATGAAAGATTTCCTCGTCAGATTTCAGCGGATGGCGGGTTTTCTTCTAAAGATAATGTATTAAATGCAAAGAAATCAGGTGTTAAAGATGTGTGTTTTTCAAAAAGATGTGGATTAAAAATCTTGGAAATAGTTAAAAGTAGTTACGTTTATAATAAATTAAAAAAGTTTCGTGCTGGAATTGAAAGCAACATTTCGGCATTAAAAAGAGGATTTGGTTTAGATCGCGCAACATGGAAAGGTTTATCTGGTTATAAAAGCTATATTTGGTCTGCATTAGTTTCATATAATTTAACAATTCTTGCAAACAAAGTATAA
- the smc gene encoding chromosome segregation protein SMC encodes MKLKSIHISGFKSFADRVNIQYHNGITGVIGPNGSGKSNIIDAVRWVMGEQTAKSLRADDPTDIIFSGSQNRKPLSLAEVTLVFSNDGLHCPAEYMHLPEISIGRRINRGAEREYFMNREPCRLKDIVDFLLSIGLGSKSYAIIQQDKRDRIIQASPDDLREILEETAGITVFKVRRKEAEKRLNSTAERMKNLAEIEIELARQKESLGEQVEKASQKLAFSQELKEKEILLIKNHVGFYRSIANKIKKEVNLSSSQIEKSSLEASEWESEANDLKSTHLELTQQIKSTENQLDDQKIALTKYQERSENYKRRHEERILQKERLTKELIEERHNLEREEERQKNLVVEVENADKVLQKIDQEQENFQERLDEIDESLQVQRMRGDEYRSEMRAIESSRSSLRARNESLLDTISRYNIQIQKVTENYLSQLEARSQIAIDRKEITNNLSKVSAGLDEVVSNRNIIESDLEKLKQQCLFAEQERDSAKQEHLELASYVTSLQKLIDSNSGLSDGTLSLKEKFSQQISGFLFDVVSLHRDDEAILESSMPQLFQAAILDNFDNFVDMIDKIEELSLSKVSLFVKDMLNSLSQSESEIKSDILKINGIRCVGDRLENCSIPAAKCIFERIFICKDEWLLIKAKKLCNDIQNFIFVTERGTVCQTSNEMNFGAPSDGISHGILQRKREYSEALLKKEILQDKLANSEGSLYTLIDKKKKLEFKVSELASVLEKEKVESVKLSSQLENFDLQLRHIDENLARIDDEKKRFHVEISEAKESFAKNQSENDKLENEYNTLSLNLEEFESEYSNKKEIRDEILLQFQNKKSERAVILERQANNRKNYEEMTFQLRRMQQKLDTSIAQAEDLKTQINNAENDFIHLNNEIGVLHKQVKVFEDKLEYLVQEENETEEKLRIVESKLKSQKDSAASKQKFINEKQLELARYDTIIETALKDAFDKYQLSAHELPESADNDAAYRLSLEQRIKEIQQAIIDLGAVNERALEEFKDVSERLHFLVTQKEDIERSMQELYISIQEIEENTKVRFKDIFEKVNFEFQKIFPVLFPGGHGELHMLNEDLLNTGVEILVRLPGKKMQNMSLFSGGEKALTAISLIFSLLKTTPAPFCFLDEVDAPLDEANVGRFNDVLEALSEEFQFVVITHNRRTMEVLDTIYGISMFEPGVSKLVSVDLTDVPPHLRKKQKAAIRSGASATV; translated from the coding sequence ATGAAGCTCAAGTCTATACATATATCAGGTTTTAAAAGTTTTGCAGATAGAGTTAATATTCAGTATCATAATGGAATTACAGGTGTTATTGGGCCAAATGGATCAGGCAAATCCAATATCATTGACGCTGTTCGCTGGGTGATGGGTGAGCAAACTGCCAAAAGTTTACGCGCAGATGACCCAACTGATATTATTTTCTCGGGTTCGCAAAACCGAAAACCCTTGAGTCTTGCTGAAGTGACTCTCGTTTTTTCCAATGATGGTTTGCATTGTCCCGCTGAGTATATGCATTTACCGGAAATTTCTATTGGCCGTAGGATAAACCGCGGAGCAGAGCGCGAATATTTTATGAATCGAGAGCCTTGCCGCTTAAAAGATATTGTAGATTTTCTTTTATCAATTGGATTAGGTTCAAAAAGCTACGCTATTATTCAGCAAGATAAACGTGATAGAATCATTCAAGCTTCGCCTGATGATCTTCGTGAAATTCTTGAAGAAACAGCTGGAATTACCGTTTTTAAAGTGAGAAGAAAAGAAGCAGAAAAACGCTTGAATTCAACTGCTGAAAGGATGAAAAATCTTGCAGAAATTGAAATTGAATTAGCAAGGCAAAAAGAATCGCTTGGCGAACAAGTTGAAAAGGCATCGCAAAAGCTTGCATTCTCTCAGGAATTAAAAGAAAAAGAAATCCTTTTAATAAAGAATCATGTTGGTTTTTATAGATCAATTGCAAATAAAATTAAAAAGGAAGTAAATCTTTCTTCATCACAAATAGAGAAATCAAGTTTAGAGGCAAGTGAATGGGAATCAGAAGCAAACGATCTCAAATCAACCCATCTTGAATTAACTCAACAGATTAAGTCAACAGAAAATCAATTAGATGATCAAAAAATTGCTTTGACAAAGTACCAAGAACGCAGTGAAAATTATAAGCGTAGGCATGAAGAGCGTATTCTGCAGAAAGAGCGATTGACAAAAGAATTGATTGAAGAGCGACACAATTTAGAGAGAGAAGAGGAAAGACAAAAAAATCTTGTCGTTGAAGTTGAAAATGCAGATAAAGTTTTACAAAAAATAGATCAAGAGCAGGAAAACTTTCAAGAAAGATTAGATGAAATCGATGAATCTCTTCAAGTCCAAAGAATGCGAGGAGATGAATATCGCTCAGAAATGAGAGCAATAGAATCGAGTCGAAGTTCTTTAAGAGCACGTAATGAATCTTTGCTCGATACAATATCCCGCTATAATATCCAAATACAAAAAGTAACGGAAAATTATTTATCCCAACTAGAAGCACGCAGTCAAATTGCAATTGATAGAAAAGAAATTACAAATAACTTAAGTAAAGTTTCTGCAGGTCTAGATGAAGTTGTCAGTAATAGAAATATCATAGAGTCCGATCTTGAAAAATTAAAGCAACAGTGTTTATTTGCTGAGCAAGAGAGAGATTCTGCGAAGCAAGAGCATTTAGAACTTGCAAGTTATGTTACAAGTTTACAGAAACTCATAGATTCTAATAGCGGTCTTTCAGATGGAACTCTTTCATTAAAAGAAAAATTTAGTCAACAGATATCAGGTTTTTTATTTGATGTAGTCTCTTTACATCGAGATGATGAAGCTATTTTAGAAAGCAGTATGCCTCAGCTTTTTCAAGCAGCAATCCTTGATAATTTTGATAATTTTGTTGATATGATTGATAAAATAGAAGAACTTTCGCTTTCTAAAGTTTCCTTATTTGTTAAAGATATGCTAAATTCTTTATCGCAAAGTGAAAGCGAAATTAAAAGTGATATTTTAAAAATCAATGGTATTCGTTGTGTTGGTGACAGATTAGAAAACTGTTCTATCCCAGCTGCAAAATGCATTTTTGAAAGAATATTTATTTGCAAAGATGAATGGCTATTAATCAAAGCAAAAAAATTATGCAACGATATACAAAATTTTATATTTGTGACTGAACGCGGAACTGTCTGCCAAACTTCGAATGAAATGAATTTTGGTGCACCGTCCGATGGCATTTCTCATGGAATTTTGCAGCGTAAAAGAGAATATTCAGAAGCACTTCTCAAAAAAGAAATACTGCAAGATAAACTTGCAAACAGCGAAGGATCTTTATATACCCTAATCGATAAAAAGAAAAAGTTAGAGTTTAAAGTTTCGGAATTGGCTTCTGTACTCGAAAAAGAAAAAGTTGAGTCTGTAAAGTTATCTAGTCAGTTGGAAAATTTTGACTTACAATTAAGACATATTGACGAAAACTTAGCTCGAATCGATGATGAAAAGAAGAGATTTCATGTTGAAATATCGGAAGCAAAAGAGTCATTTGCTAAAAATCAATCTGAAAATGACAAACTTGAAAATGAATATAATACCTTAAGTTTAAATCTTGAAGAGTTTGAAAGTGAATACAGCAATAAAAAAGAAATCCGCGATGAGATTTTATTGCAGTTCCAAAATAAAAAATCTGAGCGGGCAGTAATCTTAGAAAGGCAAGCTAATAATCGAAAAAATTATGAAGAAATGACTTTCCAACTGAGACGCATGCAGCAAAAACTTGATACATCAATAGCACAAGCAGAGGATTTAAAAACTCAAATAAACAATGCAGAAAATGATTTTATTCACCTAAATAATGAAATTGGTGTTTTACATAAACAGGTTAAAGTTTTTGAAGATAAACTTGAATATTTAGTTCAAGAAGAAAATGAAACCGAAGAAAAGTTAAGAATTGTTGAAAGTAAATTAAAATCGCAAAAAGACTCTGCAGCATCAAAACAAAAATTTATCAACGAAAAGCAACTCGAACTTGCCCGTTACGATACAATCATTGAAACAGCATTAAAAGATGCTTTTGATAAATATCAATTATCAGCACATGAATTACCAGAAAGTGCAGATAATGATGCTGCTTATCGCCTATCACTCGAGCAGAGGATCAAAGAGATTCAACAAGCAATTATCGATTTAGGTGCAGTTAATGAAAGAGCGCTTGAAGAATTTAAAGATGTCTCGGAGCGTTTGCATTTTCTCGTTACACAAAAGGAAGATATTGAACGTTCAATGCAAGAACTTTATATTTCTATCCAAGAAATTGAAGAAAATACTAAAGTTCGATTCAAAGATATCTTCGAAAAAGTTAATTTTGAATTTCAAAAAATCTTTCCAGTCCTATTTCCAGGTGGGCATGGAGAATTGCATATGTTAAATGAAGATTTGTTAAATACTGGGGTTGAAATTCTAGTGCGTTTGCCAGGAAAAAAAATGCAAAATATGAGTCTTTTTAGTGGCGGAGAAAAGGCCCTCACAGCAATATCTCTCATCTTTAGTTTATTAAAAACGACCCCTGCGCCTTTCTGCTTTCTTGATGAAGTCGATGCTCCTTTGGATGAGGCAAATGTCGGTCGGTTTAATGATGTTTTAGAAGCTTTGAGTGAAGAATTCCAATTTGTAGTCATCACACACAATCGTAGAACCATGGAAGTTCTTGATACTATTTATGGGATATCAATGTTTGAACCTGGGGTGTCAAAATTAGTTTCTGTTGACTTAACAGATGTTCCGCCACATCTGCGCAAGAAGCAAAAGGCCGCAATAAGATCAGGTGCTTCAGCTACCGTCTGA
- a CDS encoding RHS repeat-associated core domain-containing protein, whose translation MFIQTYQTTYGYSLVISQEKTLDKSTNKDLENSANVPLLNKSDDKIRNKISNDNKYNLDNASAKKRTKRDLNSSSSANKLLSDAYNFKDLTQQVDPRTGAFSVSYKIVDVSGVSIEDPAFPLQINYNSLSQSDTFGIGKGWTWNLTRYDVQSETLYLSSGGSYKLQYGSENILQYYKLKDVKVTKDENVIIINYKDGREEIIEKVYGNLVKMTNAEGFSVEFFYHDNIKLQSIEYNSIFNKEHPKRVEVFYLNDSVSIKHFDGRGNEAETLLNFKSEPFGTLKEIQNPVNQIISFKYSSMLLQNREHILLSHIKYPSQFEYAIEYLDNGLKTLIPGISVPAVSRISTINFPGVKDGNINHVCYRFSSENNYLGYGVAKFIENADALFSTANTYEYTSTEKRKHPRGHLKINRTYNHFHMLISESIFLNNELQQRKEYKYLPWQDRDFNNLETAYHLPIETVVIYYDGKGQSRKEITKNTYDDYGNLITSINSSGLVKNYKYLAAAETFNNIPHLIEREVTSSIYEKKSTVVEYHYETVQLENGKKYQRAIKVINKFSSSVCDVNSSDCGTIYKTQINSYSTTNQNGINKNIISLPMNSITTAIFDGKEKSASISYKYDINNRRNSIYKNHIVTDNADELDYIATEYVIYNANSKKVVKEKKLESSHEISYHYDKIGRLTKETVGLKTATPRTTSYKYTMNSPLKGQSTLLTTWENGHKTKVIYDSMGREIEKWSQNEGQNNFVKIVSYKYDMASQKEEEILYNIDANGSLYNLRMSYKYDIYNRNILIKLPDGSRKYITYDDANNTQTRYTLSATKVSSPINITLFNNNQQPISSKILLSDNKIHTQSFNYFDGFGNLIESQDVNGVSIKYIYNAVGNKVTEIYNNKKIIYYSYDALFKDKIIEKSIVINNGTKYVIGKRKYNTRGQLVAEIDPEGRAISYIYNSASKIIKQINRDGQIIHFKYDDLNRLIEKSVEGMTNLKTLYTYDTKTSLVRQMLDDSGMTQYHYYANGKQKSIVYPNNTEVLYKYDLQGKLVFIKDILGNKIFTNYNKITGKKESITYQRIDNDKVFSEKYHYDEFGRMDSKLLPNDTLVEYTYDTVGNLIYLKYLNNLDEVILSYSYEYYKDSNIKSKKRKEGQNKSSIEQYKYDDMNNLLQYICSGQLCPKDQNGHVIISEDYTFDDLNNIKTVARKFIENFENITTYFYSEENKNKLKSYVNENSLSGNTMSQEFVYDANGNIIKDDNGNRLSYNAFNRLIAFENSDLKSEYIYNGEGNLVAQTNNNSPKVQFYYHDNKMINEISDNKSNSYFVDGNNLIAKMTHGNEELFYLTDHAKSIIKIQQGQNLLDISYSYTPYGYQSNNSISDFANMKSINEIGFNGDRSDSVTGYQFLGKGYRAYNPVLGRFMQYDNNQSPYEKGGINGYIFAANNPIMKFDPSGENPEVYFGIGLTISFLGIMLSLFTFGTTLAALPSIITATVAANLAFESSVFAISLAATSTSIAGSVYNKFARDAAAEGKKDAQEQYLKISSNLTWASIGLGLGSSAISLPKTVLSAKEMLKNSSHFEKTKFISQNVLGTTSDITGITSLAYKDEAFRERANGNSEGFEYNINKAINFGLISLGTGVFAFGFDLSSFAKKQYKDFVNPKKQQDEEKLSLIKHDSLDLEFKSL comes from the coding sequence ATGTTTATACAGACATATCAAACTACTTATGGATATTCATTAGTCATTTCTCAAGAAAAAACACTAGATAAAAGCACAAATAAAGACTTAGAAAACTCTGCAAATGTTCCTTTATTAAATAAATCTGATGATAAAATCCGAAATAAAATATCTAATGATAATAAATACAATTTAGATAATGCCTCAGCTAAAAAAAGAACTAAAAGGGATTTAAACTCTTCATCATCTGCAAATAAACTTTTGAGTGATGCTTATAATTTCAAAGATCTCACTCAGCAAGTTGATCCTAGAACGGGTGCCTTCTCAGTGTCTTACAAAATTGTGGATGTATCTGGTGTTAGTATTGAAGATCCTGCGTTCCCATTGCAAATAAATTATAATTCACTTTCACAGAGCGATACCTTTGGAATTGGGAAAGGTTGGACTTGGAATCTAACTCGTTATGATGTGCAGTCAGAAACTTTGTATTTATCAAGTGGTGGAAGCTATAAACTGCAATATGGTTCTGAAAATATTTTACAATATTATAAATTAAAAGATGTTAAAGTTACAAAAGATGAGAATGTGATCATAATAAATTATAAGGATGGACGAGAAGAAATAATAGAAAAAGTTTATGGCAACTTAGTAAAAATGACAAATGCAGAAGGTTTTTCTGTAGAGTTTTTCTATCATGATAATATAAAACTCCAATCAATAGAATATAACAGTATTTTTAATAAAGAACATCCTAAAAGAGTCGAAGTATTTTATTTAAACGACTCCGTTTCTATTAAGCATTTTGATGGTCGGGGGAACGAAGCTGAAACTTTATTAAATTTTAAATCTGAACCATTTGGAACACTTAAGGAAATTCAAAATCCAGTAAATCAAATCATTTCTTTTAAATATAGTTCAATGCTTTTGCAAAATAGAGAACATATATTGCTCAGTCATATAAAATATCCTTCACAGTTTGAATATGCTATAGAATATTTAGACAATGGTCTGAAGACTCTGATTCCTGGTATCTCTGTTCCTGCGGTTAGTCGAATTTCCACAATCAATTTTCCAGGTGTTAAAGATGGAAATATCAATCACGTTTGTTATCGTTTTTCAAGCGAAAATAATTATTTGGGTTATGGAGTCGCTAAATTCATAGAAAATGCCGATGCATTATTCTCAACAGCAAATACTTATGAATACACATCGACTGAAAAACGTAAACATCCGCGAGGACATTTAAAGATCAATAGAACTTATAATCATTTTCATATGCTTATCAGTGAATCAATATTTCTTAACAATGAATTACAACAAAGAAAAGAATATAAATATTTGCCCTGGCAGGACAGAGATTTCAATAATTTAGAAACTGCTTATCATCTTCCAATCGAAACTGTAGTTATATATTACGATGGAAAAGGCCAATCAAGAAAAGAAATCACAAAAAATACTTATGACGATTATGGGAATTTAATCACAAGCATAAACTCGTCAGGTTTGGTAAAAAATTATAAGTATTTAGCTGCTGCCGAGACATTTAATAATATTCCTCATCTAATTGAACGTGAAGTAACGAGTTCAATTTATGAAAAGAAGAGCACTGTTGTCGAATATCATTACGAAACCGTTCAATTAGAAAATGGAAAAAAATATCAAAGAGCTATAAAAGTAATTAATAAATTCAGTTCGTCAGTTTGTGATGTGAATAGCAGCGATTGTGGGACTATTTATAAAACTCAAATAAATTCATATTCTACAACAAATCAGAATGGTATAAATAAAAATATTATATCATTGCCTATGAATTCAATAACAACAGCAATCTTCGATGGAAAAGAAAAATCTGCAAGTATATCTTATAAATATGATATTAATAATCGCAGAAATTCTATATATAAGAATCATATCGTTACAGATAATGCTGATGAATTAGACTATATCGCTACTGAATATGTTATTTACAATGCGAATTCTAAGAAAGTAGTTAAAGAAAAAAAATTGGAAAGCTCGCATGAAATTTCATATCATTACGATAAAATTGGGAGATTAACAAAAGAGACAGTTGGCTTAAAAACGGCAACTCCTAGGACTACTTCATATAAATACACTATGAACTCTCCACTGAAAGGTCAAAGTACGTTGTTAACTACGTGGGAAAATGGTCATAAAACAAAAGTGATATATGATTCTATGGGGAGAGAAATTGAAAAATGGTCTCAGAATGAGGGTCAAAATAATTTTGTAAAGATTGTATCGTACAAATACGATATGGCATCGCAAAAAGAAGAAGAAATTCTGTATAATATAGATGCAAACGGCTCTTTATATAATTTAAGAATGTCATATAAATATGATATTTATAATAGAAATATTTTGATAAAACTTCCAGATGGTTCAAGGAAATATATAACATATGATGATGCAAATAACACTCAAACTCGTTATACATTATCTGCAACAAAAGTCTCTTCACCAATAAATATCACTTTATTTAATAACAACCAGCAACCTATTAGCTCAAAAATACTGCTCAGTGATAATAAAATTCACACACAAAGCTTCAATTATTTTGATGGATTTGGTAATTTAATCGAGTCACAAGATGTGAATGGTGTGTCAATTAAATATATATATAATGCTGTAGGCAATAAAGTAACTGAAATATATAATAATAAAAAAATAATTTATTATTCTTATGATGCACTCTTTAAAGATAAAATCATTGAAAAGTCAATCGTTATAAACAACGGGACCAAATATGTCATTGGCAAACGCAAATATAACACTCGCGGCCAATTGGTAGCAGAAATTGATCCCGAAGGACGTGCAATATCCTATATTTATAACAGTGCAAGTAAAATAATTAAACAAATTAATCGCGATGGTCAAATCATTCATTTTAAATACGATGATCTCAATCGATTGATAGAGAAATCTGTTGAAGGAATGACAAATTTAAAAACACTTTATACATATGATACAAAAACCTCACTTGTCAGACAAATGCTTGATGATTCTGGTATGACACAGTATCATTATTATGCCAATGGAAAACAAAAAAGTATAGTTTATCCAAATAATACTGAAGTATTATATAAATATGACTTGCAAGGAAAATTGGTTTTTATAAAAGATATTTTAGGTAATAAAATTTTTACAAATTATAATAAAATTACTGGAAAAAAAGAAAGTATAACTTATCAAAGAATTGATAATGATAAAGTTTTCAGTGAAAAATATCATTATGACGAATTTGGCAGAATGGATAGTAAATTATTACCAAACGATACCTTAGTCGAATATACATATGATACAGTCGGTAACTTAATATATTTGAAATATTTAAATAATTTAGATGAAGTGATACTTTCTTATTCCTATGAGTATTATAAAGATTCAAATATTAAATCTAAAAAGAGAAAAGAAGGACAGAATAAATCATCTATTGAGCAATATAAATATGATGATATGAATAATTTGCTGCAATATATATGTTCCGGTCAACTTTGCCCAAAAGACCAAAATGGGCACGTTATAATATCTGAAGATTATACGTTTGATGATTTGAATAATATTAAAACTGTAGCGAGAAAATTTATAGAAAACTTTGAAAATATAACGACATATTTTTATTCAGAAGAAAATAAAAATAAACTCAAGAGTTATGTCAATGAGAATTCATTATCAGGAAATACGATGAGTCAAGAATTTGTTTATGATGCGAATGGTAATATTATTAAAGATGATAATGGGAATCGTCTTTCATATAATGCATTTAATCGTCTCATTGCTTTTGAAAATTCTGATTTAAAATCAGAGTATATATATAATGGTGAAGGAAATCTTGTTGCACAAACAAATAATAACTCCCCCAAAGTACAGTTTTACTATCATGATAATAAAATGATTAATGAAATATCTGATAACAAATCGAATAGCTATTTTGTCGATGGTAATAATCTAATTGCAAAAATGACTCATGGTAATGAAGAGCTTTTTTACTTAACAGACCACGCTAAAAGTATAATTAAAATACAACAAGGTCAAAATCTTTTAGATATAAGTTATTCATATACTCCTTATGGATATCAATCAAATAATTCGATTTCCGACTTTGCAAATATGAAAAGCATAAATGAAATAGGATTTAATGGAGATCGTTCCGATTCTGTGACAGGTTATCAATTTTTAGGAAAAGGTTATCGTGCCTATAACCCTGTGCTTGGACGCTTTATGCAATATGATAACAATCAATCTCCTTATGAAAAAGGTGGAATCAATGGGTATATATTTGCTGCAAATAATCCCATTATGAAATTCGATCCTTCAGGAGAAAACCCTGAAGTTTATTTTGGTATAGGTCTCACTATTTCATTTCTTGGTATCATGCTTTCTTTATTTACTTTTGGAACGACTTTAGCAGCATTACCATCCATTATCACAGCAACCGTAGCGGCCAATTTAGCTTTTGAAAGCAGTGTATTTGCAATAAGTTTAGCTGCAACATCGACAAGCATAGCAGGGTCAGTTTATAATAAATTTGCACGAGATGCCGCTGCAGAAGGCAAAAAAGATGCACAAGAACAATATTTAAAAATTTCATCAAATTTGACTTGGGCTTCCATTGGACTTGGCTTAGGTTCATCGGCAATATCTTTGCCTAAAACTGTTTTGTCCGCAAAAGAGATGTTAAAAAATAGCTCACATTTTGAGAAAACAAAATTTATCTCTCAGAATGTTTTAGGAACAACTTCAGATATTACAGGTATTACAAGCTTAGCCTATAAGGATGAAGCTTTTCGTGAACGAGCTAATGGAAATAGCGAAGGATTTGAGTATAATATAAATAAAGCGATTAACTTTGGCTTAATTTCTTTAGGCACCGGAGTTTTTGCTTTTGGCTTTGATCTCTCTTCCTTTGCTAAAAAGCAATATAAAGACTTTGTGAATCCGAAAAAACAACAAGATGAAGAAAAGCTATCTCTTATAAAACATGATAGTCTAGATTTAGAATTTAAGAGTTTATGA
- a CDS encoding biliverdin-producing heme oxygenase → MATTLSEKNIHEMIKSATQPLHERVEILNPLSKKVPSLDDYTLYLKCFLQFIEPIENKLIEFYSEFTYTKSDYSLKRSILIKNDLENLGIINIKLKSNIKMPVLISAANSLGVLYVLEGSNLGGQFLYKKLKAIHGDKISNSLSFLQGNGTDTFKYWQAFLAFMQEYSDKHPSENEAIIQSAIETFACFEQIFL, encoded by the coding sequence ATGGCAACGACTCTTTCAGAAAAAAATATACATGAAATGATAAAATCAGCAACTCAGCCATTGCACGAAAGAGTTGAAATTTTAAATCCTTTGAGCAAAAAAGTTCCAAGTCTCGATGATTATACTTTATATTTAAAATGTTTTCTTCAGTTCATTGAACCGATCGAAAATAAATTGATCGAATTTTATTCTGAATTTACTTATACTAAATCTGATTATTCTCTTAAAAGATCAATTTTGATTAAAAACGATTTAGAAAATTTAGGCATAATAAATATTAAACTTAAATCTAATATTAAAATGCCAGTTCTCATTTCTGCAGCTAATTCATTAGGTGTTTTATATGTGCTTGAAGGATCAAATTTAGGCGGCCAGTTTCTTTATAAAAAATTGAAAGCTATTCATGGCGATAAAATATCAAACTCATTGAGTTTTTTGCAAGGGAATGGCACTGACACTTTTAAATATTGGCAAGCATTTTTAGCTTTTATGCAAGAATATTCGGATAAGCATCCATCTGAAAACGAAGCCATTATACAGTCTGCAATAGAAACATTTGCATGTTTTGAACAAATATTTTTGTAA